Proteins encoded together in one Mycoplasma miroungirhinis window:
- a CDS encoding PhnD/SsuA/transferrin family substrate-binding protein, whose amino-acid sequence MKKNKKFIFSIATVSLVASLVAMPIVAASCSTNAKTSNQANVANFLIKANGYTDAMVKLDVETATLAGGWGDTRSLLKGKDGRETLVVVGATQIVANDGIQAKGSLKRTDVEAVKKMFQDAVLDKENKNLYINVKDKKGVEKEKFVFSVYDHGNYSSIAEDAKISVDTKGTEVNAYQTALVDGGDYFEKTESGEFKRKSNTPKLKIRFIPSNDPAGVGQASKKLETYLNKKGFNVNITVATDYNAAALSLKNGSIDIAFLPAGSWAKEATGTNFILSAGRDVQVVDPYVSVNNTTTPAFENEKLLVNALNGYKTFNEKNKIKQIKDGKETTESRDLYVPKTSDLAATAADPEHGYTEELKSKVDALITEGKGNLPVVGYYRSYIMAKKDSPIAKKIEQALNEQGSNWKLNWDEVKDLIKYAYTSTTSSASYIFPEAWFKKHFIGFKTFQG is encoded by the coding sequence ATGAAAAAGAATAAAAAATTTATATTTTCAATAGCTACTGTTTCTTTAGTAGCTTCATTAGTAGCAATGCCTATAGTTGCTGCTTCATGTTCAACAAATGCTAAAACATCAAATCAAGCAAATGTTGCTAATTTCTTGATAAAAGCAAATGGTTACACAGATGCAATGGTAAAACTAGATGTTGAAACTGCTACACTTGCAGGTGGTTGAGGTGATACAAGATCATTACTAAAAGGAAAAGATGGAAGAGAAACATTAGTTGTTGTTGGTGCAACACAAATAGTAGCAAATGATGGTATTCAAGCAAAAGGAAGTTTAAAAAGAACAGATGTTGAAGCTGTTAAAAAAATGTTCCAAGATGCTGTTTTAGATAAAGAAAATAAAAATTTATATATTAATGTTAAAGATAAAAAAGGTGTAGAAAAAGAAAAATTTGTATTTAGTGTATATGATCATGGTAACTATTCATCAATTGCTGAAGATGCAAAAATTTCAGTAGATACCAAAGGTACAGAAGTAAATGCTTACCAAACTGCATTAGTTGATGGAGGAGATTATTTTGAAAAAACAGAATCTGGAGAATTTAAAAGAAAATCAAATACTCCAAAACTAAAAATTCGATTCATTCCTTCAAATGATCCAGCTGGTGTTGGACAAGCAAGCAAAAAACTTGAAACTTACTTAAATAAAAAAGGATTCAATGTTAATATTACAGTAGCAACTGACTATAATGCAGCAGCATTAAGTTTAAAAAATGGTTCAATTGACATCGCATTCTTACCTGCAGGTTCATGAGCAAAAGAAGCAACAGGAACAAACTTTATTTTATCAGCTGGAAGAGATGTACAAGTAGTGGATCCATATGTTTCAGTAAATAACACTACTACTCCTGCATTTGAAAATGAAAAATTATTAGTTAATGCTCTTAATGGTTATAAAACATTTAATGAAAAAAATAAAATAAAACAAATAAAAGATGGAAAAGAAACAACTGAATCAAGAGATTTATATGTTCCTAAAACTAGTGATTTAGCTGCAACAGCAGCAGATCCAGAACACGGATATACAGAAGAATTAAAATCTAAAGTTGATGCTTTAATTACTGAAGGAAAAGGAAACTTACCAGTTGTAGGTTACTACCGTTCATACATTATGGCTAAAAAAGATTCACCTATAGCTAAAAAAATTGAACAAGCATTAAATGAACAAGGTTCAAATTGAAAATTAAACTGAGATGAAGTTAAAGATTTAATAAAATACGCTTATACATCTACTACTTCATCAGCTTCATATATTTTCCCAGAAGCATGATTTAAAAAACATTTTATTGGATTTAAAACCTTTCAAGGATAA
- the phnC gene encoding phosphonate ABC transporter ATP-binding protein → MKKSEINFNVKISLENKTNETTDWNIDWTDVNKTYPNGKKGLTDVNLSIKQGEFVAIIGLSGAGKTTLLKTVNKINEISTGTLQVGPYNVNQLKGKNLRKFRTKVGIVFQGYNLIDNISVLQNVLAARLPQMNSFRAFIGWYKKEDIHFAYQCLAKVNILENAYDKAKDLSGGQMQRVALARTLAQKPKIILADEPVGALDPIMAKSVMDGFLLVNKMDKITVLANLHHVDLALQYADRIIGVKKGKIVFDNTWDIVNLEVLKNIYGEQLEQFDEQQFVETKRKREIIQEEIETKIKEFK, encoded by the coding sequence GTGAAAAAATCAGAAATAAATTTTAATGTTAAAATTTCTTTAGAAAATAAAACTAATGAAACAACAGATTGAAATATAGATTGAACAGATGTTAATAAAACTTATCCTAATGGAAAAAAAGGTTTAACAGATGTTAACCTTTCTATAAAACAAGGAGAATTTGTTGCAATTATTGGTCTTTCAGGTGCTGGTAAAACCACACTATTAAAAACCGTTAATAAAATCAATGAAATATCAACAGGAACTTTACAAGTAGGACCTTATAACGTAAATCAATTAAAAGGTAAAAATTTAAGAAAATTTAGAACTAAAGTAGGAATAGTTTTCCAAGGTTATAATTTAATTGATAATATAAGTGTTTTACAAAACGTGCTAGCTGCAAGATTACCACAAATGAATTCTTTTCGAGCATTTATAGGTTGATATAAAAAAGAAGATATTCACTTTGCTTATCAATGTTTAGCAAAAGTAAATATTTTAGAAAATGCTTATGATAAAGCTAAAGATTTAAGTGGTGGACAAATGCAACGTGTTGCATTAGCACGTACTTTAGCTCAAAAACCTAAAATCATTTTAGCCGATGAACCAGTAGGTGCATTAGATCCTATAATGGCTAAATCAGTAATGGATGGTTTTTTACTTGTTAATAAAATGGATAAAATTACAGTTTTAGCTAATCTACACCATGTTGATTTAGCGTTACAATATGCAGATCGTATTATTGGGGTTAAAAAAGGAAAAATTGTTTTTGATAACACTTGAGATATTGTAAATTTAGAAGTATTAAAAAATATTTATGGTGAACAACTAGAACAATTTGATGAACAACAATTTGTTGAAACTAAACGTAAAAGAGAAATAATACAAGAAGAAATAGAAACAAAAATTAAGGAATTTAAATAA